Genomic segment of Candidatus Flexicrinis affinis:
GACAACGCCGCGATCGTTTGGACTGCGCTGCAGATCGGCACGCCGCTGACGATCGCGCAATCGGACATCGACAAGCTGTACGACAGGTATCAAAACGTCTACGGGCAGTAAATCCTGAAAGGTGTGTGCAATCATGATCGATCTCAGCACCTATGAAATCTGGTTCTTGACGGGCAGCCAGCACCTGTACGGGCCGGAAACGCTCGAGCAGGTGGCGGCGCACTCGCGCGAGATCGCGGCCGCGCTTGACGCGGCGCCCGCAATCCCGACCCGCGTGGTCTTCAAGCCTGTGCTCACGACGCCGGAACAGATTCACGGCATTTGCCTCGAGGCGAACGCTACGCCATCGTGTGTGGGAGTCGTCGCGTGGATGCACACGTTCTCGCCTGCGAAGAACTGGATCGCCGGGCTGACGGCTCTGAAGAAGCCGCTGGCGCACCTGCACACGCAGTACAACCGCGACATCCCATGGGCAGACATCGACATGGACTTTATGAACCTGAATCAAGCGGCCCACGGCGACCGCGAATTCGGGTTCATGGCAAGCCGCCTGCGCATGAACCGCAAGGTTGTCGTGGGTCACTGGAGCGACACGGAAGTTCAGGCACGGCTGGGCGTATGGTCGCGGGTTGCGTGCGCTTGGGCGGACATGCAGGGGATGCGGGTCGCCCGGTTCGGCGACAACATGCGCTCGGTCGCAGTGACCGAAGGCGACAAGGTCGAAGCGCAGATGCGGCTCGGCTATCAGGTCTACGGCTACGGCGTTGGGGATCTGGTGGCGCAGGTGAACGCTGCCACCGAACATGACATCAATGCGATGATCGACGCCTATGAAGCCGAGTACGACGTGGCGCCCGATCTGCGGCGCGGCGGCGCACGCCACGACTCCGTTCGCGAAGCCGCACGAATCGAGGTCGGGCTGCGCCGGTTCCTCGACACGGGGCACTTCAAAGCATTCACGACGACGTTTGAGGACTTGCACGGTCTGGCCCAGCTTCCGGGCCTGCCTGCGCAGCGGCTGATGAACGACGGATTCGGGTTCGGTGCGGAAGGCGACTGGAAGACGTCGGCCTTGCTGCGCGCATCGAAGGTCATGGCCAGCGGCCTGCCCGGCGGTACCTCGTTCATGGAGGACTACACGTACCACCTCGATCCGGCCGGGATGCGTGTCCTCGGGGCGCACATGCTCGAAATCTGTCCATCGATTGCCGGTGGCAAGCCAAGTCTTCAGGTTCACCCGTTGGGCATCGGCGGAAAGGCCGACCCGGCACGCTTGGTCTTCGATACGCCGCCCGGACCCGCCATCAACGCTTCGCTGGTGGACATGGGTAACCGCTTCCGGCTTATCGTGAACGATGTTGACGTAGTGACTCCCGACCAACCGATGCCGAAGTTGCCGGTTGCTCGCGCGCTCTGGATCCCGCAGCCCGACCTCAAGCTCGGTGCGGCCGCGTGGATTTACGCAGGCGGCGCGCATCACACTGTCTTCAGCCAGTCGCTTACGGCGGAGTACATGGCCGACTTCGCGGACATCGCAGGTATCGAGTATGTTCGCATCGACACCAGCACGACGCTGTACACGTTCAAGAACGAACTGCGTTGGAACGAGATGTACTACGCCCTGGCCAAGGGGTTCTAGCACGCGCACGACGGCGAACGCCGGGAAAGCAGCCGAACGGTGAACACACTCAAAATCTACGCCGACCAGCCGGTGGGCAAGATCAATCGGCACATCTACGGACATTTTGCCGAGCACCTCGGGGCGTGCATCTACGACGGTATCTACGTCGGCGAAGACTCGCCAATCCCCAATGTGCGCGGCATGCGCTCCGACATCGTCGAGGCCATGCGCCAGATCAAGGCGCCCAATCTGCGCTGGCCGGGCGGATGCTTCGCCGATGTGTATCACTGGCGTGACGGCATTGGACCGAAGGCGCAGCGCCCGCTGCGGCTCAACTTCTGGGGGAACGCGCCGGAGACGAATGCTTTTGGAACGCACGAGTTTCTGGATCTGTGCGAGCAGATCGGCTGCGACCCGTACATTGGCGGCAATGTCGGCAGCGGCACCGTGCAGGAAATGCGCGACTGGATCGAATACCTGACTTCGAACTACGACAGCACGCTCTCCAACGAGCGGCGAGCCAACGGTCGCGAGCAAGCGTGGTCAATCCCGTTCTGGGGTATCGGAAACGAGAACTGGGGCTGCGGCGGCCTGATGACGCCCGAATACATGGCCGACCTGTACTGCCAGTATCACAACTTCATGAAGAACTACGGCGAAACGCCGATGATGCGGATCGCCAGCGGACTGGGCGGCAGCGACACCAACGCGGAAGACGTCGCGATCTTCATGGACCGCATCATGAACCGGCGCCATCCCGTGCGCACCGACGGCCTGAGCATCCACTATTACGTGTACCTGCCGAATCAGCCCCGGCACTCGGCAACGCAGTTTGGCGAGGCAGAGTGGTACGAGGTACTCAAGCTGGCGAGTGACATAGACGGTGTCGTCGCCAAGAACGCCGCGGTGCTGGACAAATACGATCCGGACAAGCGCATTTGGCTAATCGTGGACGAGTGGGGCGCGTGGTATCCGGTCGAACCGGGCACCAATCCGGCGTTTCTATACCAACAGAACTCGATGCGCGATGCGATTGTCGCCGCGCTGACACTGCATATCTTTCAGGACCACTGCGAACGTGTGCAGATGGCGAACATCGCGCAGACCGTGAACGTTATTCAGGCGTTGTTTCTGACCAAGAGCGAAAAGCTCGTTTACACGCCGACGTTCCACGTGTTCGACATGCTCAAAGGGCATCAGGACGCCACGGCACTGAGCTATGAGCTGGCAACACGTACAATCGACGTGGACGGCGCGCCGCTGGTTGGGATCAGCGCGGGCGCTTCGCGCGCGGGGAACGGCGATGTGCTGATCACGTTAGCCAATCTTCATGCAGGAGACTCCGCTCAACTCGACATCGAGTTGTCCGGCATGTCGGCCACGCTGGTCAGCGGCGTAGAGCTGTCGGCCGATCACATCACCGCACACAACACGTTCGAGGAACCCTCCCGCGTGACGCCGAGGCGCTTTGACGGCGCGGTGATCGAAGACGGCACACACATTCGCACGCAGCTTCCGGCCGCCTCCGTCGTGGCCTTGACACTGCGCTGAGTTGTAAGGAGCAGTGACCATGAGAGCAGCACGGCTTCACGGAGCACGTGATATTCGCGTTGACGCATTGAGCGATCCGGGTGAAGTTGGCCACGGGGATGTGTTAATTCGCGTTGGCGCGGTGGGAATCTGCGGGTCGGACTTGCACATGTACGAGGACGCCCGCATCGGAGATACCACGTTCGACACGCCGCTGATCCTCGGCCATGAGTTCATGGGCGAGATCCTCGCCGTCGGTGAGGGTGCGATCGGTGGGCATCATCAGCCGCTGGACGTCGGCCAGCGCGTCGCCGTCGATCCGTCGACGCCCTGTATGCACTGCGAAATTTGCGAGCTGGGCCACCCCAACCTGTGCCCGAACCACACGTTTTACGGCGTTTATCCAACTAACGGCGCGCTGTGCGAGTGCATGATCGTGCACGCGCGCAACTGCTTCCCGATCCCCGATTCAATCAGTAACGGCGCGGGTACACTGCTGGAGACGCTCGGCGTGGCCATTCATGCCGTCGACCTCGGCCATCTGCGCGTGGCCGACAGCGTCGCCGTGATCGGGTGCGGGCCGGTTGGCTTGCTCATCCTGAGGCTGGCGAAGCTGGCTGGATCGGCGCCGGTCTACGCGTTCGACAAGTTCCCGTGGCGAGTCGAGAAAGCGCGCGAGACCGGCGCAACCGTGTGGAACGTTGATGAGGTCGACCCCGTCACCGTTTTGCATGAGGCGACCGGCGGGCGCGGAGTCGATGTGGTCTTCGAAGCCGCATGGGCCGATCATTCCGTGCAGATGGCGGCAGACATGGCACGTGTGGGCGGGCGGGTCGTGTTGGTGGGTATCCCCGGTGATGACCAGCTCCATATGCGGCACGGCACGGCACGGCGCAAAGGATTGTCGATCATGATGGCGCGCCGCATGAAGCACACGTATCCACGAGCGATCAAGTTGGTCACTAGCGGTGCGCTCGATGTCGATGATCTGGTATCGCATCACGTCACGCTGGACGACGTACCGCGTGCGTTCGAGATGAACACGCACTACGAAGACAACGTGCTCAAGATCATCGTCGATATCAATTGAGCCGCTGAGGCGGACGCCTCTGGAGAGCGACATGCCAATCAAGATCGCTATGATCGGGGCCGGGTCGATCGGCTTCACGCGCCGCCTGATACTCGACATTCTCGCCGTGCCAGAGCTGGTCGATACGCAGTTTGCGCTGATGGACATCAACGCGCGCAATCTGGATATGGTTGCCCGGCTGTGCGGGCGTGATATCGCTTCCAATGACCTGCCCGCGACGATCCACACAACGATCGATCGGCGCGAGGCGATTGCTGACGCCGATTACGTCATCTGCATGATCCGGCAGGGCGGGTTGGACGCGTTTCAGATCGATATCGACATCCCGCTTATGTACGGTGTCGATCAATGCGTTGGCGATACGCTGTGCGCTGGCGGGTTGATGTATGCCCAGCGCACGATTCCGGTACTCCTTGGCATCTGCAAGGATATCCGCGAGGTCGCCAAGCCGGATGTGCTGTTCCTCAATTACTCAAACCCGATGGCCATGAATGTGTGGGCGTGCAATGCCTACGGCGGTGTGAACACGATCGGGTTGTGTCACGGCGTCCAGCACGGGCATCACCAGATCGCTGCGGTAATCGAACGGTGGGCGCACGCCGAAGGATTAATCGGTTCCGACGAACGGGTAACACGCAAGGATGTCGACATTGTCTGCGCCGGGATCAATCACCAGACGTGGTATATCAAGGTGCAGTGGCACGGCATGGACATGGTTCCCCGCCTGCTCGACCTGTTCGAGGTGCACCCGGAGTACCGCAAGACCGAGAAGGTGCGGATCGACATGCTGCGCCGGTTCGGCTACTACAGCACCGAATCGAACGGTCACCTCAGCGAATACGTCCCTTGGTACCGCAAGCGTGTCGACGAGATCCCTCAATGGATCGACCTATCAAGTTGGATTAACGGCGAAACGGGCGGTTACCTGCGCGAATGTACGGAACGCCGTACGTGGTTCGAAACGGAATTCCCAGAGTGGATGGCGGAAGAACCGCCGAAGATCAGCCCGTCGATCCGCAGCGAGGAACACGGATCGTACATCATCGAAGGTCTTGAGACAGGGCGTATCTACCGCGGACACTTCAACGTCGTCAATCACGGCCACATCACGAACTTGCCGGATGGGTGCGTGATCGAGATTCCGGGCTACGTCGACCTCAACGGCATCTCTATGCCGGTGGTTGGTGATCTCCCGCTGGCGTGCGCAGCGACTTGCGCGGCCAGCGTGCGGGTGCAGCAGATGGGGATGGAGGCGGCAGTTCGGGGCGACGTCACGCTGTTGAAACAGGCCATGCTGCACGACCCGCTGATCGGCGCAGTCTGCAGCACCGAAGAGGTGTGGCAGATGACTGACGACCTACTCGTCGCGCAGGCGCAGTGGTTGCCCAATTACGCAAAGTCGGAGATCGACGCCGCACGCGCGCGACTTGCCGCACATACAGCCAATGGCACACGCGTACAGCTGCGTGATGGATGGGCGGGTGCGGCAAGGGTTCCGATCGGCACAACTGGCTAGTTTTGGCTGATTACGGCCTAATCCTCCGGCCCCATGCCGGGCACGTAGGGCCAACCCTCGTCGTCCCACAGCAGGTGAGCGATGCGCAGCGTGGAGATTCCGCCCTGCACCTGATCGTAAGAGTGGTAGACGATGTAGTCGTTACCGTCTACACTGAAAATGCCGTTGTGACCCGGCCCGCGCCAGCGCCCCTGCGGCCATAGTATCTGAGTGCCGCCGTCCTCCATCATCGGGATGTCGTCGCGGTCGACATACGGCCCCGTGATCGACTCCGAGCGCCCCACACGCACGTTGTAGGTGCTGTTGATGCCGTTGCAGCACTGATCGAACGACACGAACAAATAGTAGTAGTCGCCCCGGCGGATGATGAACGGCGCTTCAATCGCGCGCGGGTGTTCAGCGCGCGAGGCGACGTCGTACAGCGTGTCGTCCTCGGCCGATTGCAGGCCCGTGTCGTAGTCGAGGCGGATCATCTTGATCCCGCTCCAGTGGCTGCCAAACACGAGCCAGGGCATGCCGTCTGCGTCCAGAGCGAGGTTGGCGTCGATGGCGTTCCAGTTCGAGTTGTGGTCGGACTTGACCACGATGCCGTGGTGCACCCATTCGTAGTCCGGGTCTGCATAGTCCAGCGACAGGTTGGTCGCCAGCCCAATCGCCGACCGGCTTGAGCCGAACGTCGACACAGAGTAGTAGAGGTGATAGCGATCGTTCCAGTACGAGATGTCCGGCGCCCAGATATCAGTCGCTCCCGGCACCCATGAGAAGACCTCCTCAGGATTGCCTTGGAAGACCGTGCCGCCCCGTGCGACGCGCCACGTACGCATGTCGGGCGAACGTTTCATGGGGACGCCAGTACCAGTGTGAAACAGGTAATAGTAGTCGCCGTGTTTGATCATCACCGGATCGTGCACGTTCATGATGGCCCCGCTGATGTCCAACGCGCCAGTCTCTTCCGCGCCTTGCGCCGCTGCCGCGAATGG
This window contains:
- the araA gene encoding L-arabinose isomerase, translating into MIDLSTYEIWFLTGSQHLYGPETLEQVAAHSREIAAALDAAPAIPTRVVFKPVLTTPEQIHGICLEANATPSCVGVVAWMHTFSPAKNWIAGLTALKKPLAHLHTQYNRDIPWADIDMDFMNLNQAAHGDREFGFMASRLRMNRKVVVGHWSDTEVQARLGVWSRVACAWADMQGMRVARFGDNMRSVAVTEGDKVEAQMRLGYQVYGYGVGDLVAQVNAATEHDINAMIDAYEAEYDVAPDLRRGGARHDSVREAARIEVGLRRFLDTGHFKAFTTTFEDLHGLAQLPGLPAQRLMNDGFGFGAEGDWKTSALLRASKVMASGLPGGTSFMEDYTYHLDPAGMRVLGAHMLEICPSIAGGKPSLQVHPLGIGGKADPARLVFDTPPGPAINASLVDMGNRFRLIVNDVDVVTPDQPMPKLPVARALWIPQPDLKLGAAAWIYAGGAHHTVFSQSLTAEYMADFADIAGIEYVRIDTSTTLYTFKNELRWNEMYYALAKGF
- a CDS encoding alpha-N-arabinofuranosidase; this encodes MNTLKIYADQPVGKINRHIYGHFAEHLGACIYDGIYVGEDSPIPNVRGMRSDIVEAMRQIKAPNLRWPGGCFADVYHWRDGIGPKAQRPLRLNFWGNAPETNAFGTHEFLDLCEQIGCDPYIGGNVGSGTVQEMRDWIEYLTSNYDSTLSNERRANGREQAWSIPFWGIGNENWGCGGLMTPEYMADLYCQYHNFMKNYGETPMMRIASGLGGSDTNAEDVAIFMDRIMNRRHPVRTDGLSIHYYVYLPNQPRHSATQFGEAEWYEVLKLASDIDGVVAKNAAVLDKYDPDKRIWLIVDEWGAWYPVEPGTNPAFLYQQNSMRDAIVAALTLHIFQDHCERVQMANIAQTVNVIQALFLTKSEKLVYTPTFHVFDMLKGHQDATALSYELATRTIDVDGAPLVGISAGASRAGNGDVLITLANLHAGDSAQLDIELSGMSATLVSGVELSADHITAHNTFEEPSRVTPRRFDGAVIEDGTHIRTQLPAASVVALTLR
- a CDS encoding alcohol dehydrogenase catalytic domain-containing protein, with protein sequence MRAARLHGARDIRVDALSDPGEVGHGDVLIRVGAVGICGSDLHMYEDARIGDTTFDTPLILGHEFMGEILAVGEGAIGGHHQPLDVGQRVAVDPSTPCMHCEICELGHPNLCPNHTFYGVYPTNGALCECMIVHARNCFPIPDSISNGAGTLLETLGVAIHAVDLGHLRVADSVAVIGCGPVGLLILRLAKLAGSAPVYAFDKFPWRVEKARETGATVWNVDEVDPVTVLHEATGGRGVDVVFEAAWADHSVQMAADMARVGGRVVLVGIPGDDQLHMRHGTARRKGLSIMMARRMKHTYPRAIKLVTSGALDVDDLVSHHVTLDDVPRAFEMNTHYEDNVLKIIVDIN
- a CDS encoding alpha-glucosidase/alpha-galactosidase, producing the protein MPIKIAMIGAGSIGFTRRLILDILAVPELVDTQFALMDINARNLDMVARLCGRDIASNDLPATIHTTIDRREAIADADYVICMIRQGGLDAFQIDIDIPLMYGVDQCVGDTLCAGGLMYAQRTIPVLLGICKDIREVAKPDVLFLNYSNPMAMNVWACNAYGGVNTIGLCHGVQHGHHQIAAVIERWAHAEGLIGSDERVTRKDVDIVCAGINHQTWYIKVQWHGMDMVPRLLDLFEVHPEYRKTEKVRIDMLRRFGYYSTESNGHLSEYVPWYRKRVDEIPQWIDLSSWINGETGGYLRECTERRTWFETEFPEWMAEEPPKISPSIRSEEHGSYIIEGLETGRIYRGHFNVVNHGHITNLPDGCVIEIPGYVDLNGISMPVVGDLPLACAATCAASVRVQQMGMEAAVRGDVTLLKQAMLHDPLIGAVCSTEEVWQMTDDLLVAQAQWLPNYAKSEIDAARARLAAHTANGTRVQLRDGWAGAARVPIGTTG
- a CDS encoding arabinan endo-1,5-alpha-L-arabinosidase, which gives rise to MKRRSFLKGGMLGLGALIGGRAAGFLPFAAAAQGAEETGALDISGAIMNVHDPVMIKHGDYYYLFHTGTGVPMKRSPDMRTWRVARGGTVFQGNPEEVFSWVPGATDIWAPDISYWNDRYHLYYSVSTFGSSRSAIGLATNLSLDYADPDYEWVHHGIVVKSDHNSNWNAIDANLALDADGMPWLVFGSHWSGIKMIRLDYDTGLQSAEDDTLYDVASRAEHPRAIEAPFIIRRGDYYYLFVSFDQCCNGINSTYNVRVGRSESITGPYVDRDDIPMMEDGGTQILWPQGRWRGPGHNGIFSVDGNDYIVYHSYDQVQGGISTLRIAHLLWDDEGWPYVPGMGPED